AGGATTGGTGAAATAACTTTGAAATTTTTGCAACACAACAAAAAAGTTGTGTTACATTATAAGCACAACAAAAAAGTTGTGACATGATACCAACGTTTAACCCTGATGGAAACTTGCCTCCAGGAGTGCATTGGACTAAATGGCAAGAATTCGTGGAACGATTTGGCACGACACCACGCCGACAGCAACTTCTCAAGGGACTGAAGTCTGCCATAGATTCACTGTCAAAGGCAGGTTGCCAAGTGATTTATATCGATGGCAGTTTCGTAACGGAGAAGGAAAATCCTAATGATTATGACGGCTGCTGGGATGTTACAGGTGTTGATCCCCACCTACTTGACCCCATTTTGCTTAACTTCGACAATGGTCGATCTGCCCAAAAAATTAAGTACCAAGGAGAACTCTTCCCAGCGCAAACATCAGAAAGTATTACTGGAAAAACATTTTTAGAGTTTTTCCAGGTTGATAAGAACACTGGCAACCCCAAAGGCATTGTTGCCATAGATTTGCGGAGGGTATAGCTATGATCAAGAACGAGCGGCAGTACCGTATAACAAAGGCCCAAATAGATAAGTTCTCACGTGCGTTAGAAGAACTTGCTGAACAATCACAATCTAACCAAAAGGTGCATCCAATACTGCAAAAGGCTCAAGCGGATGCGTTACAGAGCCAGCTTACCGATCTGCGTAAACAATTAGAGGAATACGAGGCATTAAAATCAGGTCAGCAGGCAGTGCTGGCAATTGAATCATTAGAGGAACTACCACGCGCCCTGATCAAAGCACGCATTGCGGCTGGACTAAGCCAAAAAGATTTGGCTGAACGACTTAAACTCAAAGAACAGCAAATACAACGTTATGAAGATACAGAATATGCCTCTGCAAGCTTTGGGCGATTAGTCGAGGTAAGTCAGGCGCTTGGAATTAAGGTGCGAGAAGATGTTTTCTTGCGTAGTGTTCAAGGTTCACTAACTACACTGTTTCAGCGTCTAAATCAAGTTGGAATCGATCGCAATCTTGTACTTAGACGATTGCTTCCCCAATCAACAACAGCGAATATACAAACAGAAAAGTTAACTGAAGAAGAAGAAAGTAGCTTAGTCTTCCGTATTGCCACACTTTTGCAGCGGGTTTTTAAATTGACACCAACTGAAATTTTTAGCTCCAGTCCATTGCAGCTAAACACGGCAGCGTTAGGAACGGTTCGTTTTAAAGTTTCTGCACGGACAGATGAACGCCGTCTAAGCGCATATACAGTTTATGCCCATTTTCTGGCTCTCCTCTTACTGGAAGCGACATCAGATTTGCCCAAGAAGCGAATTCCTACAGATGCTAATGAAGTTCGAGAAGCAATTATTTCAACTTATGGAAGCCTCACATTTAAAAATGCGTTGCAGTACCTTTGGAGTCTAGGTGTACCAGTGTTACCCCTGAAAGACCCTAGTGCGTTTCATGGAGCTTTTTGGCGTGTGGGAGGACGCAACGTGATTGTTCTCAAACAACAAACGTCATCTGCTGCACGTTGGCTTTTTGACCTCCTTCATGAACTTTTTCATGCTGCACGGGAACCTGATTTAGATGAACGTACCGTTGTCGAAGCTGAAGAGACGGCTATTGAGCGACGGGAATCTCAAGAAGAGATGGAAGTAAATCTAGAGGCTGGGAATGTTGTGCTAAGTGGCCGTGCAGAGGAACTGGCTCAGATGTGTGTAGAAGCAGCAAACGGTAGCGTTGAGCGATTAAAGAGAGTTGTCCCTCAAATCGCTAAAAGAGAGAATGTTCCAGCTGATTCACTTGCCAACTATATGGCATTTCGCTTGTCACTTCAGGGTATCAACTGGTGGGGAGCAGCAACTAATCTCCAGGTGACCAATGATAATCCTTGGCAAATTGCGCGTGATTTCCTTCTTGAGCAAACTAATTTCGGAAGACTAAATAATGTAGATTACAACTTACTTTTGCAAGCACTGTCTGATATAGATAACTGAGTATAAGCGTTTTATGACACAAAACCAAACAATAACTCTCAAGCCACTCAAAATTTCTTGCACTAGTAGCGACTGTGAAAATGGATTGCACTGTTTCAAAAACAGTCAGAAAAAGAAGGTGGCTGACCAATTTGGTCAATGCCATTCATGCGGAGCAGACCTGGTTGATTGGAGCCGAGTCCAAAAACGCGATTTGAGTGATGTAAATTATACTTTTGCGGCTCTCAAGCACGAACTAATCCGGCATTATTTTTGGCACATTGAAATTGACCAAAAGGCAATTAATCATGCCCGCCGCAAAGGTAAAAATGGGATGCGAGTTGCAGTTGAGAAGCGAATTCGCAAATCAGTAGGCCCAGCAGAACCCCCCTATGATGGTCGCCAAACGCCAAAAGAAAATTCAGGGAATGCTATTTACTACGCTCAACACGCCACAGCTTGTTGTTGCCGTCAGTGCATGGAGTATTGGCATGACATCCCGCTTGGTCGAGAATTAACTGAGGCTGAAATAGGATATTTCTCAGATTTGGTGATGCTTTATATCAATGAGCGATTACCGTTTCTCACAGAAAATGGAGAGAAAGTACCACGGCTAAAACCTCTGCGTTGTGAAGAAAGTTCGTCTACAGAGGACGAAGGGGGGTAAAAGTATAAATGGCAATCAACACAGAAGCTTTGTCATCTCGCTATCGAGCTGCGTCAGTTAATTTAGAAGGTAAGCGCCTCCTAATCACAAACTTTCTTAACACCGAGCAAGAAAAAGATTTAAGTGAACCTCCTAATTGTGGTGGGATCGGACGCATCCGACATTTCCGACGTTCCACCAGCACAAATTGGCCTTCTAATCCTTTGCCCATTGACCCGGCTTGCAAGGCACTTAGTTTAGCATCAACTGATACGATTCGAGCGCAGGTTTTTCAATACGCGGCGTGCAACTGGCGTTGTTGGTACTGTTATGTTCCCTTTGACTTACTTAAAGCCAATCCTGATTTCTCGGACTGGTTGAGTCCCACTAGCTTAATTAATCGTTATCTCGACCAGCCTGACCCTCCACCCATCATAGATTTGACTGGTGGACAGCCGGATCTCGTCCCCGAATGGGTGCCTTGGATGATGGCTGAAATTAAAAGCCGTGGGCTTGAACGCCAAATCTACCTTTGGTCTGATGACAATCTAAGCAACGATTATTTCTGGAAATATCTTTCTGATGCAGACATTGAACTCATCGCCACATACCCCAACTACGGTCGCGTTTGTTGTTTCAAGGGTTTTAACGCCGAGTCATTTGCGTTTAACACCCGTGCAGAGTCTGCGTTGTTCGACCAGCAATTTCATCTAATGAAACGGCTGTTGACACTGGGTATCGACTTATATGCTTACGCCACATTCACAGCGCCGTCGGCAGTTGGGGTAGCAGAAGATATGCGTCGCTTTGTCGATCATCTGCAAATGCTTGATGAGAATCTCCCCTTGCGGACAGTGCCGCTACAGATTCAAAAGTTTACTCCAGTTCAGCAACGTTTGAATCAGGACACCTATGGAGCATTGCAGAATCAGCAAATTGCCATTGAGGCTTGGATTCAAGAATTAGAGTCCAGGTATTCCAGCGATCAAAGAGCTTGCAACATTGCCAATATACCGCTTTATGAGGGCAGATATAGATGACAATAACTAAAACTGAAACACAGATATTTGAAGATGCTGTTGATAGTTGGGTGCTTGAGGCGATCGCCTGTGGAGTACGTTCATTTGACCAATTAGTTGTATCACTGCCAGGAGTATATCCCTCTGTTGCCCTCAAATCTCTCCAACGTCTTGTGTATGCCAAAAAAATTTCTACCGAGATTTTAGCAAACGTATTAAAATCAGCAAAACAAAAACTGCAACTGCCAAATTACTCATACCACCAAATTCCTTTACCAATTCCCCATCCCCTCGATTATGATTGGCGATTTAGCGATGCAGCTGCTAGGCGCTTATTGAATGAGTGTGCAAAAGTAACCAATCTTGATGATACTATTGTACTACTAGGTACACCCAGTTTGCTGCGGATGGGAATTGAAGAATCTTACTCACGCCATCTGGTACTGCTTGAAGCAAATCACACAGTAACACATAGTCTTGCTCAAGCAGTACCGCAAACCCAGGTAATCCAGTGCGATGTGATGAGAGAGCAACTACCGAGTCTTACAGCTGCGGCTGTTGTTCTCGATCCACCTTGGTATCCGGAGCATATACAATCATTTCTCTGGACTGCTAGCCAACTATGCCAAATTGGTGGCCATATATTACTGAGTATGCCTCCTATCGGAACTCGCCCTGGCATTCAAGAGGAATGGGCGAAAATTTTGGACTGGGCGCAGCAGATAGGTCTTACCTTAGTAAAGTTAGAGCAATCTGCTTTGTCCTATGTAACACCGCCCTTTGAACTTAACGTACTTAGAGCAGAAGGGTTAAATGCAGTTTCCAGGGAATGGCGACGTGGGAATTTAGCTGTGTTCTTACGCAGCCATCAAGCTGAAATCCCGCGACCAACAATTCCTTCGCTAGACGATGGATGGACTGAGGAAGTACTGCTTGGCGTAAGAATACGTGTTCGGCAACCAAATATACTTGAATTTGCCGACCCGTCCCTGATTTCGGTTATTCCAGGAGATGTGCTTCAATCAGTGAGTCGAAGAGATTCGCGTCGCCAGTTGGCTGATGTTTGGACTTCTGGAAACCGAATCTTTGCCTGTCAGGGGCGCGGGGTGCTGTTGCAGATTCTACGGGCTTTGGCAGTTGGGCGATCGCCTTATGAAGCGGTAGCCGTATCTGTACAACGTTCGTTAAATCTTAATGAAACTGAGCTAGTATCCCACGCGGTCAATCAAATAGTAAATATTGTTAGTACAGAACAAAAGGAGATTTTACTCTTTGGCGAACAGCGGAACAATACACGACTCTCTCTCGCCGCTGGTTGATGAACTATTGTCAGCTGTGCGAGGTGATATTTTTTGGGAGGGTTACTTAAAGCCATTGCAATTGTCTGAATCACCGACCTTTACACTTCACTTGGCTATTTTAGTAGAGCCGTATCTTCAATTTATTCTTGATGGTAAAAAAACAGTGGAGTCAAGGTTTTCTACGCGCAAATTTGCTCCATACAACCGCGTGGAAAAAGGTGACGTTGTTTTGTTAAAGCAATCAAGTGGGCCAATTGTGGGAATATGCCAAGTTTCCTATGTTTGGTTTTATCAGCTAGAGCCTGAATCTTGGCGAACTATTAAAGAGGGTTTTGCAACTGCTATATGTGCCCAAGACCCTGATTTTTGGAAACAACGTGAAGCGGCATCATTTGCTACTTTAATGCGAATTCAAAACGTTAAATCCATAGAACCCATCAAATTTGTTAAACGCGATCGCCGAGGTTGGGTGGTCTTGCACGAAAGTTCTAGTCAACTACAACTCGATTTAGGAATTTCATGAAACCAGTTATTCTTGGCTTCGCTGGCAGTATTGCCAGTGGCAAGTCAACACTTTCAATCGAGGTAGCTTCATCTCTGGGCTGGCAACGTGTCAGTTTTGGGGACTACGTTCGGACTGTAGCACAGCACCAAGGGCTAGGGGAATCACGAGAAGTATTGCAGACTGTTGGCGCAACTCTTGTTAACCAAGGGATGGAACAGTTCTGTAAAGCAGTTTTGGCACAAATGGACTGGGAACCAGGACAACCATTAGTGGTAGATGGCATCCGTCACGCTGAAATACTCTCGACACTGCGTCGGCTTGTTGCACCCTCGGAATTGCTCCTTGTTTTTGTAGCGGTTAACAACTCAACGCGCGAAGCGCGGTTAATTGAGAGAGGGTTAACCCACCGAGAACAATGGCAGCAGTTTGAGGCCCACTCAACAGAAGCACAAGTGCAAACAGTGTTGCAAGCAATTGCTGACTTTACTGTGGATAGTACCCAAAAAATAGAAGAACTTGTTAAAGAGATTGTGACGTGGGTTCAACAATTGAGGAAGGAGATAATTTCTCAATCTTTTAACAAATAATGTTTGCATAACGCAGCAAGCAAACGCATCTCCTGATTGAAATACTTACTGAACAAGGGTTTGGCTCATAGATTAATTTCAGTTATAAACATTGGAAGTCTTGCCCTGCAAGGCATCCAGAATTGAGATGCGTTTGTCCTGCACACATAACCACTACCAATTGGGCAAGGACAGCCCGCACTACCTCGACCATTTGTAGGAGAAATTAGGGTGAATATTATTTCTGAAGGTGACAATCATTTAGCTCCCTTAGATTACAGCAGTTTACTCAACAAAATATTGGAAGTGCTGCCCAGTCAAAACCCATTCCAGTTCTCCCCTGATGACAGTCGATTGCGGATTAATATTGACAAAATCGCCGATCTGGTTGCTAATTCACAAGTGGAAAGCCCTTTGGCATCTGCTAGCGGGATTCGTTGTGCAACTATCAACCTTAGCGAGCGCACAGGTAAAAATTTCCCAGAGCAAATCAGACTAATCCGCGATCGTTTGCAAAACCTCTTGATTGCCGCATTACCACCAAACAAAACAGTAGAGTCAGCGATTTCGCAATTACTGACAGATTTACAGTCTTTTCAAGGTACAAAGCCATCTCTGGGATTTACTTATCCTTTCGGAGAGTATACAGGTTTGCAAAAACAGCGGCTCAGTCTTCAGCGCCACCGTTCAGGCAGTGATTCTCTCTTGAAACTTCATAAACTAATCATCACAGTTAAAGATGTCAAGGGATTTGATTCTCAACTTTCTTCCAGTCTTGATAATTATATCCAACAAGAATTTAGCGAAGAAACTGAGAGTGATTTAGAGGAATTAAGCGACACACTAGAAGAACTGATTAAAAATCAAAAATCTGACTTTTACAAGCTCAAACGAGTTATGTATACCGAAGCTATTGGTATGCTCAAACGAGAGGCGAAAATCAGGTATTTAGAGTTTATTTTGGAGAATGTTAACGATAGTGTAGATGGCAAAATATATCTTCAAGATTTGATTCGACGGCTACGATTACTAGAAGAATATATCAATGATATCAACCGAGGGTATGGTCATTACCAAGTAAACTATGCTGGAAAGTCAGTCAACTACAGAGACTTATTTTCTCGTGCCGAAGCTTTAGATATTCTCCCCATTATTCCCTTAATCGAAGGGTATTTAGGAGAAACAAAAGATGATACTAAAGGAGAGCAGCAGTTTATTTTTGGTTTCAAACTAAAATTTGGCGGTACAGTTCAAGCTTACGGAGACAAGCCACTTTCTGTACTAGATTATTACCTCAACCTAATCGACCCAGAAAGTCAGGAACATAAGGCGGGATTAGGGGACTCTTTTAAAAGTGATTATTTCAAAGAAAAAGTATTAAAAATAATATTTTTATACTATTTTATATTTGCTTCTAGGAGTAATCCTTTAGCAGATAATTACCAAGAAAATTCGGAGCTAAATTATGAACCTGTTTCGGTCTTTGAGCAACAGGTATTACCTGTACTCAAAGGTTCTGACGAAGAAGCTAAAAAGAAAATATTCGCCAAAATTAAGGAAGGAATTGAAAAATTTAACGTCAAAATAAAAATTGAAAAACTCAGGCAGTTACTTAAGGATTTGCTCAAAGATAAGCCTATTCTAAAAAGACGAGAGTATCCGCTTTATCTCGGCGTTAAAAGAGGCATTTTAGAGCGCGATTTAGACCGCGTTTTAACTGATGCTACATTTTTCAAGCCTGTCTTTGGTGAGAGGTCACGAGAAGCCCTAAAGTATATTGCCATCAGGGAGCCTCATGTTGATAGCAGTTACCTTTGCAATCTTTCTGTCAGTATTGCAGTAGAAGATATTCGCTATTTCCCCACTGATGAGCGCCAAACATTTAGCATGGCGTATGATATCACAGATATTAAAGCACTACCAATTCTTTTGGTTCCTCTTACTGAAGCAAGCTGTCAGAACATCTACAATAATTCTTTCAAACATCAAAAACCAATTTTATTCATCTACAATCATAAAAAGTTACGAGAGCAAATTTTCAACAATCCCGACTCCCCCAAAGCGTTTATTTACCGTTTTACTTTTTCTCTGCTTATTTATATCTGCCTGAAAGTACTGCTTGAGTCTGTCAAAGATAAACTGTTTATTCCCATTGTGCGGTTGCAACTGCATACCAAGCAGAACTCCACACCAGAAGAAGAATTTATGCGCTCGCTCTCTAAAACTTTATCCCACTTATTGAGCGAAGAACATCAATCCAGTACTCAAGGATTCTGTGTCAAAAACCTGAATCCTTACAAAATTGAAAATGGTCTAAGTTCTCTTTACTCTGTACTCCCCAAAAAATTTAAATTCAACGCTTCTTCCTACAACACCCAGCTAGACAAACTAGCAATTATTATAGTCTCCAGCCGTGAGAGTGATGCCAGTTGGCGAGGTGGAGAACGAATATCAAACTTGTTAGGAGAAGTTGTGGGAGTAGAGCGTCTACAGGATGGCACAGTTCGCTTAGAAACGCTCAACACCTTCGCAGCAAACTATGAACATCAGCAGATGTTTCAAAGACCTACTATTGTCATTGATGAAGTTGAAAAATTATACCGCGAGGGCTATCGGCACTTTATGTATATTGCCAAGTCGCCATATTCTAGCACTCTCAATATGACTCAGAGTGATGAAGATGAATCACTATTTTTCATGTCCACACCTGTACTCAAGGCTTTAAAGGGAGATAAAGATGACATCAAAATATACCCAGTATTCTTTGATAAATATTATGTAGTAAATCTGGGGCGCACTGTTAGTTCTCTGTACATCCAGGACACACTTGAACTAACAGGCTTAGTTGAAGACCCCAGCAAGAAAGCTGTTGTCTTTTTCAATCTATTCAATGGAATTAAAGTCGGTCAAGATGACGAGCGTTACTACAACGGGGTAATTTCCTACGCCACCTTGCTAAATGTCTATGATGACATTCTAGATGATGAAGATATCCGTAGGGGACTAATTTATGACCGCGAAAACAATCCTATCAAAAATGATATCTTGCAATATCTAACCTTATTTCACTTTTCGCGCTACGAAGCTGTTCCTAGAAGGAATCGCAACATTAGCTTTAAGCTCGATCCTTACGAAAACATAATTGGGGATGATGCAGTTGGTAAATTGTCAGTTTTCAAGCACACCACTAGGAGCGTAAGCTTTAACTCTTTGGCGTTTTTAACTGAAGTTAGACGTGCCTTGAATGTAGAAGGAGAGGAGCAGAAATGATTGCGGAAGATTTAGGAAGATTATTTGAA
This genomic interval from Tolypothrix sp. PCC 7712 contains the following:
- a CDS encoding DUF6932 family protein, translating into MIPTFNPDGNLPPGVHWTKWQEFVERFGTTPRRQQLLKGLKSAIDSLSKAGCQVIYIDGSFVTEKENPNDYDGCWDVTGVDPHLLDPILLNFDNGRSAQKIKYQGELFPAQTSESITGKTFLEFFQVDKNTGNPKGIVAIDLRRV
- a CDS encoding helix-turn-helix domain-containing protein — translated: MIKNERQYRITKAQIDKFSRALEELAEQSQSNQKVHPILQKAQADALQSQLTDLRKQLEEYEALKSGQQAVLAIESLEELPRALIKARIAAGLSQKDLAERLKLKEQQIQRYEDTEYASASFGRLVEVSQALGIKVREDVFLRSVQGSLTTLFQRLNQVGIDRNLVLRRLLPQSTTANIQTEKLTEEEESSLVFRIATLLQRVFKLTPTEIFSSSPLQLNTAALGTVRFKVSARTDERRLSAYTVYAHFLALLLLEATSDLPKKRIPTDANEVREAIISTYGSLTFKNALQYLWSLGVPVLPLKDPSAFHGAFWRVGGRNVIVLKQQTSSAARWLFDLLHELFHAAREPDLDERTVVEAEETAIERRESQEEMEVNLEAGNVVLSGRAEELAQMCVEAANGSVERLKRVVPQIAKRENVPADSLANYMAFRLSLQGINWWGAATNLQVTNDNPWQIARDFLLEQTNFGRLNNVDYNLLLQALSDIDN
- a CDS encoding DUF4186 family protein, translating into MADQFGQCHSCGADLVDWSRVQKRDLSDVNYTFAALKHELIRHYFWHIEIDQKAINHARRKGKNGMRVAVEKRIRKSVGPAEPPYDGRQTPKENSGNAIYYAQHATACCCRQCMEYWHDIPLGRELTEAEIGYFSDLVMLYINERLPFLTENGEKVPRLKPLRCEESSSTEDEGG
- a CDS encoding ASCH domain-containing protein; this translates as MSESPTFTLHLAILVEPYLQFILDGKKTVESRFSTRKFAPYNRVEKGDVVLLKQSSGPIVGICQVSYVWFYQLEPESWRTIKEGFATAICAQDPDFWKQREAASFATLMRIQNVKSIEPIKFVKRDRRGWVVLHESSSQLQLDLGIS
- a CDS encoding AAA family ATPase, which translates into the protein MKPVILGFAGSIASGKSTLSIEVASSLGWQRVSFGDYVRTVAQHQGLGESREVLQTVGATLVNQGMEQFCKAVLAQMDWEPGQPLVVDGIRHAEILSTLRRLVAPSELLLVFVAVNNSTREARLIERGLTHREQWQQFEAHSTEAQVQTVLQAIADFTVDSTQKIEELVKEIVTWVQQLRKEIISQSFNK